ACAAGGCTTATGATTACACATCTCGTGCCAATTTGGTAGGTGTGATAAGTAATGGTACTGCTGTATTGGGGCTAGGCAATATCGGTGCACTTGCCAGTAAACCAGTGATGGAAGGTAAAGGCATTTTATTTAAACGTTTTGCTGATATTGATGTATTTGATATCGAAATCGATGAACTCGACCCCATGGCATTTGTGGAAACAGTTGCTCGCCTAGAGCCAACCTTTGGCGGTATTAACTTAGAAGACATCAAAGCACCTGAATGTTTTATTATTGAAGAAGAATTAAAGAAACGTGTTAATATTCCTGTATTGCATGATGACCAACATGGTACGGCTGTTATTACAACCGCAGCTTTAATCAATGCACTTATCCTGCAAAACAAAAATATTGAAGATGTTAAAATTGTATGCCTTGGTGCTGGCGCTGCGGGTTTTGCTTGCATGCGTTTGATTGAAGAGCTTGGTGCGCAACGTAAAAACATGTACTTCTTAGACAGAAAAGGTGTGATTCATAACAACCGTGGCGATGAACTTCCTTTTCACAAAGCACACTTTGCCAATGGCGATAAAGATACCAGCCTTGAAGAAATCATGGTAGATGCCGATGTTTTCCTTGGGCTTTCGCAAGGTAATATGGTTACCCCTGAAATGCTTAAAAGCATGGCAAACAAACCCATTGTTTTTGCCATGGCAAACCCAACCCCAGAAATCAATTATGACGTAGCCATGAGTACACGCCCTGATTTAATTATGGCAACAGGTCGCTCTGACCATCCCAACCAAGTGAATAATGTACTTGGTTTCCCATTTTTATTCCGTGGTGCTTTGGATGTGCGTGCTACCACTTTTAACGAAGAAATGAAAATTGCTGCAGTGCATGCACTTGCTGAATTAGCCCGTGAAGAAGTGCCCGCATCTGTGCTTAAAGTGTATGGTGAAAAAGAATTGCGTTTTGGCCCACAGTATATTTTACCTAAACCCTTTGATCCGCGGTTGATTGAGGTTGTGCCCACCGCTGTCGCTAAAGCAGCAGTTGAAACAGGTGTTGCTCGTCAACCGATTACTGATTTTGACAATTATGCACAAGAACTTGCAGGGCGCATTGACCAGTCCCGCACCTTTATGCGCCTTGTTATGGACAAAGCTAGGCACCAACCTTTACGTTTGGCTTTCCCTGAAGGTGATGACCCTACCATTATTCGTGCAGCCACAGTGATGCGTGATGAAAACATCGCAAAACCCATGTTAATTGGTTGCCCAGAAAGCATCCAAAACCAAGCTGAAATGATGCGCCTAGACTTAAAAGGTGTAGAAATCATTGACCCTAACGAAGAAAACTCCCGTTTTGATAGCCTAGCTGATGCCCTTTACTTTGACCGTAAACGCCATGGTGTATTACGAAATGTTGCCGTGGAAACACTTAAACATGATAAAAATACTTTGGGTTCTTTATTGGTAAGGCAGGGATTTGCAGATGGCATGCTCACAGGTCGCACACAACACTACCCAACAGCACTTAGCCCTATACTTAAAGTATTGGGGCATGATGAAAAAACAAGTAAACACCATCATGTATATGGCATGTATTTGTTAATCTTAGAAGAACGTGCCTTATTATTTGCCGATTGTACTGTTAATGTTGAGATGAATGCCGAACAACTTGCAGAAGTTGCTGTACTAACGGCTAAAACAGCAGAATCACTCGGTATTGAACCTAAAGTTGGCATGTTATCTTTTTCAAACTTTGGTAGTTCCACCCATGCTGAGTCTCAAAAAGTTGCCGATGCAGTACGCATCCTTCACCGAACACACCCTAAACTGGTTGTTGATGGTGAAATGCAAGCTGACACGGCAGTAAATAGTGATATTTTATCCAACTATCCTTTTTCTAAATTGACTGAATCAGCAAACGTATTGATATTCCCCACTATGCAAGCAGGGAACATAGCCTATAAACTACTTAAAGAACTTGCTGGAGCTACAGCTATCGGCCCAATTCTTATGGGGCTTCCGCAACAGGTTCATGTTTTGCAAACAGGTGCTAGTGTTGATGATATTGTAAACTTAGCTGCTATTGCTTCAGCAAGGGCTATTGATTAAGACATGCAAAACAAACGTGTATTAGAGAAAAGGAAGAATTAAACGTATGAATAATCTATTGCGAAATATCCCATTGTTTTCAGAGCTTAATGACAATGAGATTGAGTCTATTCAAAAGTTAATTACCTTTCATGATGTACCCAAAAAAACCATTGTATTACAAGAAGGTGAAGACGGCTGCTCCTTATTTATCATCATTTCGGGCTCAGTCAAAATATCATACTATGCACCCGATGGGCGTGAAGTGGTGTTATCGCTACTTGAAGAAGGCGCTTATTTTGGAGAAATGTCTCTACTCGACAAACAACCTCGCTCAGCCACTGTGGTCACACTCAACGACTCACGCTTGGCACAGATTCGACGGGCTGACTTTGAACGTTTATTGCTCCAACAGCCCAAGGTTGCCTTAAAACTACTATCTGAAACTGTATCTCGGTTACGCCGCACCAGCAAAGTGCTTGAGCGTATTAGTACTTTGGATGTCCCCCACCGCCTTTATCATTACCTTAAAGATTTTGGGGATCGTTTTGGCAAAAACAAGACCAATGGTATTGTCACAGTTCAACTACCTACCCACCAGATGATTGCTGATCAGCTTTCAACCAGCCGAGAAACGATTTCTCGTGCCGCCAGCGCCTTAAAAAAAGAAGGTATTATTATCAAATCAGATAAACCTGGTGAATCCCAACTTGATATGGAATCATTAGAAACACTTCTTCAAGCCATGGGTTAACAAGTTGGCTATAAGCAAAACATCAACCTATAATAGACATTAGTTCAATGGCTATTTATGCTTCTGCTCGAAGTGAAAATAGCATCAATGATAGCACCATTACGGAGTTTGAAACATGGATGATAGTAATCTAAACCCTGCGTTACCTGTTCTTATCGAAGATGAGATGAAACGTTCTTATCTCGATTATGCGATGAGTGTTATCATTGGCAGGGCATTACCTGATGCTAGAGATGGTTTAAAACCTGTTCACCGCCGTATTCTATATGCCATGCAAGATTTAGGCTCTACATTTGAAAAGCCTTATAAAAAATCCGCGCGTATCGTGGGTGATGTGATTGGTAAGTATCACCCTCATGGTGATACCGCTGTTTATGATGCTATGGTGCGTATGGCACAGCCTTGGAGCATGCGTCATGTGCTTGTCGATGGTCAAGGTAACTTTGGCTCTGTGGATGGCGACTCCCCTGCCGCCATGCGTTATACCGAATCCCGCATGAGTAAACTGTCTGCTGAATTGCTTGCAGACCTTGATAAAGACACTGTCGATTTTGGTCCCAACTATGATGAATCCTTGTCTGAACCTAAAGTTTTACCCGCAAAATACCCCAATCTTTTGGTTAATGGTTCGCAAGGTATTGCTGTCGGTATGGCAACCAACATCCCTCCACACAACTTGGGTGAAGCCATCAATGCTATTATTGCTTTAACCAAAAATATTGATATTGATGATGAAGAATTGATGCAAATCATGCCTGGTCCTGATTTTCCAACCGCAGGTTTCATTTATGGTCGCAAAGGCATGCGTGATGCATTTGCCACAGGCCGCGGTTCGGTCACCATGCGAGCCAAAGTGGTGATTGAGCGCAACAAACGCACCAAACGCGAGTCATTGGTTATCGCTGAGCTTCCTTACCAAGTGAACAAAGCAAAATTACACAAATATATTGCTGAATTAGCGAGAGATAAAAAAATTGAGGGTATTTCAGAGGTTCGTGATGAATCGGATCGTGATGGTATGCGCTTGGTCATTGACCTGAAAAAAAGTGAAGTTCCTGAAATTGTATTAAACAACCTCTACAAACAAACAGCCATGCAGTGCAACTTTAGCTGCAACTATTTATCACTTATTGATGGTCAACCCAAACTTTGTGGTGTACGCGAATTATTATTACACTTCCTTGATCATAGACGCCAAGTTGTAACACGCCGTAGTTTGTTTGATTTAGCCAAAGCCGAAGCGCGCATTCATATTTTGGAAGGTTTATTGATTGCCTTGGACAATATTGATGCAGTCATCAAACTTATTCGCGCTAGTAAAACAGGAGCAGAAGCCAAAGAAGGTTTATGCGCCAAGTTTGAACTATCTGAAAAACAGGCTCAAGCCATTTTAGATATGCGTTTACAGCGCCTAACAGGTCTAGAATATGATAAAATTAAAGCCGAGTTTGATGAAATAGCTGCTTTAATTAAATATCTTAAAGAAATTTTGGCTGATGAAAAATTATTGATGAAAGTGATTGTCGAAGAACTTGAACAAGTCCGCGACAAATATGCAGACCCACGCCGTTCTATCATCATTGATGAAACCGCAGAATTATCGATTGAAGACTTGATTACCGAAGAAGATATGGTGGTTACCATTTCCAATGAAGGTTATATTAAACGTAACCCAACAACGCTTTATAGAGCACAACGTCGTGGTGGCAAAGGCAAAACTGCCATGACCACCAAAGATGAAGATTTTGTGCAACAACTCATGGTTGCATCTACACATGACTTCTTATTGTTCTTCTCGGATAAAGGGCGTGTGTTCCGCAAAAAAGTATATGAAATCCCACAAGCAGGTCGTGCTGCGCGTGGTAAAGCATTGGTCAATATCTTACCTGTAGAAAAAGGTGAGAAAATTTCTGCGACACTGGCTGTGCGTGAATTTGAAGATGGTCGGTACATCATCATGGCAACCAAAAATGGTGTGGTGAAGAAAACAAGTCTCACCGAATACAAAAATATTCGCTCCAATGGTATTATTGCTATTCGTTTGGATGACAATGATGAGTTAATTGCTGTAGCTATCTCCAACGGTGACCAAGATATCATGCTTGCTTCAAGCAATGGCAAAGCCATTCGCTTTAGTGAAACAGATGTTCGCCCACTTAGTCGTAGTACGCGTGGTGTTACAGGCATCCGCATGAGCGAAGGTAACCGTGTGATTTCCATGTCTGTGGTTGCTGAAAAAGCTACATTCTTGGCTATTTCTGAAAATGGCTATGGTAAACGTACGGCAGTCAGTGAATACAATACACAAAAACGTGGTGGACAAGGCGTATTTACGCTCAAAACAGGTGGACGCAACGGTGATATGATTGGTGCACTTCAAGTATTGGATGACGACCAAGTTATGATGATGACAGACTCAGGTCGTTTGGTGCGCATTCGTATGAATGGCATCAATGTGATTGGTCGTAATACACAAGGTGTAACATTAATTGACTGCTCTGCTAAAGAACGTGTGATTGGTGCAGTGCGTGTGGTTGAAAAACAAGATGACAGTGATAATGAAAATATTGTTGAATCTGACTTTGACAGTGATTTTGATGAAAATGCAACCAATGACACAACAAACACATCAGATACAGGTGACAATGAATGATAGACCGCAAAGCGCTACGTACTGATGCGCCAAACATGGAAGAAGCATTAAAAAAACGTGGTGAAGATGTTGTAAACGCAACCTCTACTTGGAAGAAGTCTTTAACACTTGATGCGCAACAACGCCAATTAAAAAGTGAATCTGAACAGCTTCAAGCTGAGCGTAATAAAGTGTCCAAGCTGATTGGTTTAAAAAAGAAAAATGGCGAAGATGCGACTGCAGAACTTCAAAGCATGGCTGAAGTAGGCAAACAAACCAAGCTGTTAGATACCCAAGCAAAGGAAGCTGAAGCAGCCTTTAACTTAGCGTTGCTTGAAATTCCCAATATACCTCATGAAAGTGTACCTGCGGGGCGGGATGAAGCAGACAATGTGGAAATTCGCCGTTGGGGAAATCCGCGTACAGATACTGTACCTGCACATTGGGATATTGGTGAAGATTTAGGCATCATTGACTTTGACGCAGGTGCCAAACTAGCTGGCAGCCGCTTTTCTGTACTCAAAGGTGCTGGCGCACGCATGGAACGTGCACTGATTCAATTCATGCTGGATAAACATGCTGACAGACATGGTTATGAAGAAGTATGGGTTCCTGCCATTGCCAATCGAAAAACCATGACGGGCACAGGGCAATTGCCCAAATTTGAAGATGATGCCTACAGACTTTCTGGGGAAGACTTATTTCTTATCCCCACAGCAGAAGTCCCCGTCACCAATCTTTACCAAGATATGATTCTTGAAGCGTCACAATTGCCCATTAAACACTGTGCCTACACCCCATGCTTTCGCCGTGAAGCTGGCTCTGCTGGGCGCGATACACGGGGCATCATTCGCCAACACCAATTTGATAAAGTTGAACTTGTACAACTCGTACACCCTGCAAATGCTTTAACCGCCCTAGATGAACTATTATCACATGCTGCTGCTATTTTAGAAGCATTAGAATTACCCTATCGATTGGTCAATCTATGTGCTGGAGACCTTGGTTTCTCTGCTGAAAAAACATTTGATTTAGAAGTCTGGCTACCAAGCCAAAATACTTATCGTGAGATTTCATCATGCTCATCTTTTGGGCAATTTCAAGGGCGTCGCGCTGGTATTCGTTTCCGTGAAGAAGGTTGCAAACCGCAAGCTGTTGCCACCATTAACGGCTCTGGTTTGGCTATTGGACGAACCATGGTTGCTATTCTTGAAAACTATTGGCAAACTGATGGTAGCGTCAATATTCCCCTTGCACTACAACCTTATATGGCAGGTTTACAAAATATTCAAACCAAAGCAACTGCATAAAGAGAGCCTTAATTATGTTTAAATATACCCTCATCATTGCAGCCTTTTTACTCAGTTCTTGCGCAAGCGAACCATTAAATTTTTCAAAATCTGCTAAAGGTGACTACCTCAAAGGAAAAAGCTTAATTTCTTCGAATAAATATGCACGAGCAGTACAATTTCTTGAGAAATTTGCAGCCAAATATCCATACAGTGAATATGCAACAAAAGCCAAAATATTACGCCTTGAAGCAGCTTATTTGGACGAACAATATGTACTTAGTGAAACATTGGCTTTGCGTTTTATGGATACCCACCCTACGCACCCACAACTCGCGCAGGTACAATATTTGCTTGGTATGAGTTATTACCAAGAATCATCCAATGCCTACCATGACCAGCAATTCTCAAATAAAGCTAGGGATACTTTTGTTGCCCTTAACCAAAAGTTTCCCCATAATCCAAACTTCAACCAAGCCAAACAATACATTCAAGAACTAACCGACCGCTTGGCTAAACATGAACTCATTGTTGGGAAATTTTATTTTGACAAAAAGCTTTATGTTGCAGCAACCAACCGTTTTATTCAGGCCAAAAACACCTACCCCAATAGTCATCAAACTGATGAGATTTTATATTACCTTGTTGCATCATACGTCGCATTAAAACAAAAGGACTATGCAAAAGAAGTATTAAGTATACTCCAAAAAAAACCTGTACAAAACCAATGGCGTAAACAAGCTGAAGCACTGATGTGATGTTTCGTTTTATTTTCATTACTACAGTTTTTATGATTACAGCATGTACAGATAATCAAGCTCAAAGTATTCAAACCTTACTAGAGGCTAGAAACCATAGTATAAGCCAACAAAATATAGAGAAGTACACTTCACTTTTAGATGCCAACTATTTAAAACATGAAGGTCAACATAAGGTAGCACAAATGGCAGAAGTGTTTACCCGATTCGAAAAGGTTCACATGGATACTAGAGATCAAGAAATACGTATCATTGATGATAACCACGCTATTTGTGAACAAACCTATATATTAAAGGTTTTTGCGGATGGGGACTGGCGTGAAATTGTACAACGTGAACAGCTGACCTTTACCAATACCGATGGCCATTGGAAGATTAGCGGCGGACTTTAAAGAAAAAATGCCCTCGTAGCTCAGATGGATAGAGCGACCGCCTCCTAAGCGGTAGGCCACAGGTTCGACTCCTGTCGAGGGCACCATTCCTTATTTACAGAATAAACTTGCACATCACCGATAAACACTGAAAATACGCGCATCTTATCCAAGGGAGTCAGCACGTGCCTCATTATCAACACACTATTCTTGAGCTCATTGGCAATACACCTTTGGTTCGCATCACCAATATTACTAAAGATTTACCTGATAACATTCAAATTCTTGCCAAACTAGAACGCCATAATCCAGGTGGCTCTGTTAAAGACCGCCCTGCTCTATGGATGGTTAAAGAAGGGATCACATCTGGAGCGCTAACCAAAGACAAGATTATTTTTGACTCTACGTCTGGAAACACGGGCATTGCGCTCGCTATGATTGGTGCTGCAATGGGTTATAAGGTAAAACTTGTAATGCCTGCAAATGTGTCGGATGAACGCAAGCGTATTTGTCAGGCTTTTGGTGCAGAACTTGTCTTTTCCGACCCTCTAGAAGGTTCTGATGGAGCAATCCTATTGGCTAGAGAGCTTTATAAGCAGTCACCTGAACTTTATTTTAAACCAGACCAATACAATAATCCTGCCAATCCCAAGGCTCATGAAGAATCAACGGGTCCTGAAATTTGGCGTGATACCCATCAAGAAGTGACACACTTTGTAGCCTCTATGGGCACATCTGGCACCTTGGTTGGCACTGGTCGTTACCTCAAACAACAAAATAGCGCAGTACAAATTATCGCAGCAGAACCGGACTCACCTTTTCACGGTATTGAAGGTTTAAAACATATGGAATCAAGTATTGTGCCTGGCATTTATGATGAAACAGTGTACGACACCAAACTGGGCATCACAACTGAAGACGCCTATGAACTTACACAACGCCTAGCAAGTGAAGAAGGCATGTTATGTGGTCAGTCTTGTGGCTGTGCCTTGGCGGCCAGTTTACAAATTGCGCACCAACTTGCAGCGCAAGGTCAATCAGGAACTATCGTTTGTATTTTCCCTGATGGTGGTGAGAAATATTTAAGTACACCTGTATTTGCAAGTGGAACAGTCTTTGCAGGTGAAGGTATTTAACACAACAAACGGGTTATGCCTTATTTTCGGCATTTTCCTGACGCTTCAGTAACACCTCTTCCCGCGTAATGCTTACGGACTGTGGCGCATCAATGCCGATGCGCACTTGCCCACCTTTAATCGATAAGACTTTGACTTCAATATTTTCACCTATGGTGATCGTTTCGCCTGATTTTCGTGTAAGAATTAACATAATAGTAGTTATAGCAACTATGAAGCCAATACACAAGTTTACTTAGTCACATGTATGCCAAGTCGCACACACGCCCGACTCACAATCTACACCACCCGGTTTAACTGCTTCAATATAAGCTGAAAGCACATAATCTTCCACACCACGCCCAGGCGCCCAATCTTTGATAAACGCACGTGACTCATCTTTTGGTGTGATACAAATATTCTCAAAACCTGCTTTTTGCAACATGGTTTCAATATCCTCAATTAATTCAGCGCCCGCCATACAGCCCGCATGTAATAAAGGGTCACTTTTCATTTCTTCAGGCATTTCAGCTGTTGCCACCACATCAGAAACTGCCAAACGACCCCCCGGCTTTAACACACGGAATGCATCATTAAATACTTGCTGTTTGTTGGGTGATAAATTAATCACACAGTTAGAGATAATAATATCTGCCGTATTATCCGCGATAGGTAAATGTTCGATTTCGCCCAAACGAAATTCAACCTGAGAGAACTTGCCTTTAAGTGCATTTTTACGTGCTTTTGAAATCATTGTAGGTGTCATATCTACGCCAATAACCTTACCAGAAACACCAACTTCACGGGCGGACAAAAACGCATCAAAACCACCACCACTGCCTAAATCCACCACTATTTCCCCTTCTTTAAGTGAGGCAATCGCTCTAGGATTGCCACAGCCTAAACCCATATCGGCACCATCAGGTACAGCATCCAAATCGCCTTCTGAATAACCCAAACGCGTGGAAATCAATGTATTAATCGCAGCATCATCAGATACACCACAACAACTGGCAACCTCACCACAGCAACTACCTTCATTGCTCGCTTCTGCTACTTTCGCATATTCTTCTCTTACATTTTGACGAATATTATCCATATTATGATGGTCACTCATACCAATACACCCCTTTTATTCATTAAAATAATCATATATTAAAATAATCGGATAACTGCGTTAAAACATCCGCATCTACCCTACAAATAATTCTCTTGCCATCGCGTTGCATATCAACCAACCCCGCCTCATTCAATGCCTTCATATGATGCGACAGTGTGGATGGTGCAACATCTACCAATGCTGCCAAATCACCAATGCAACGTTGCACATCACAATTGGCGCCTGGTAAGCAGCATTGGGTTAGTTCCATGAATATTTTTAAACGCACAGGCGTAGACAGTGCTTTAAACTTCACCGCCATAACATCAATATCTAAACTAGAACAATTCGACATATATCGAAACGTAGTGCAGAATTGCGGCAAGTCAACACATCATGTATATCGAATTCCTTTAATTTTAGCTGATAATATGCATGATTAGGCTAACTTAGCATGATAGGAGTGCACCTGACCCATGAAAAATTTGGCAAAAAAACGTGTTTCTCATCGCAGAGTTTCCTTGTTTGCCTTTGTTTTCTATGCCCTTACATTGCTTGCCGCTTCCCCTGCTTTGGCTTATACCAATATCAACGATATACGCATGTGGACAGCTCCTGATCATACCCGCCTAGTATTTGACCTATCAAGAAGCACAAAATATGAAATTTTTCGCCTGCACAACCCTGAACGCATTGTCATCGATATCGCAAATTCTAAAATGCAGGCAAAACCTTCATCTTTAGCCTTGCCTGACCCTGTTTTATTATCCATTCGACATGGCAAACAAAAGAATGGTGTTACCCGTATTGTTTTAGATGTTAAAAAAGGAGTGTCACCCCGCTCATTTTTACTCAAAAAATCTTCCAAGAAATCTCATCGCCTTGTTGTCGACTTAATCCCCAAGCAAAAGAAAGTCATAAAAACAAAGGACATTAGCAACAAAGGTAAACATCGTGATATTATCATAGCTGTAGATGCAGGTCACGGCGGTGAAGACCCTGGCGCAACAGGAAAAAACAAACTCAAAGAAAAAACCGTAACACTTGCTGTTGCCAAACAACTTGCCCGACTTATCAATGCACGCCCAGGAATGAAAGCCGTGCTGATACGCAGTGGTGATTATTATGTCTCTTTAAAAAACCGCGTACGAAAAGTTCGTGCTATCAATGCAGATATGATGATTAGTATTCATGCCGATGCAATCAAAACACGTAGCGTGAAAGGTGCAAGTGTTTATACGCTTTCAGAAAGTGGCGCAACACCTGATAGGGTTGCAGCAGCCCTTGCTGCTAAAGAAAATGCTGTGGATGAAATTGGCGGCGCTCGCCCTGAACAAGAAGTCACTGACCCGCTGGTGCGTGGTATTTTGGGTGATATGGCAAAACGTGATGGTTTAGATAGCTCAGAAATGTTGGCTAACCTGATGATTAAAAAATTAACAGGCACCTTTCCTATCAAGTATAACCACCCAAAACATGCACGTTTTGCGGTGTTAACCACATTAGAAATACCATGTATTTTGGTAGAAATGGATTATATTTCTAACCCCAAACGAGAAAAGTTACTTAAATCAAAATCACACCAGAAAAAATTAGCTCAAGCTATGTATAAAGCAAGTATAGACTTTTTCACGCGTATGGGGCGCTTATCGCCACAAAATGCAACTGCACATATACATACCGTTCACCAAGGTGAAAGCCTATGGAGCATTGCCAAGCAATATGGTGTTAGTGTTTCTAGCTTAAAAAAATTAAACCAGTTTAAACATTCCACATTAAAAGTTGGGCAGCGTATTCGTCTTCCCCAATCATAGGATTTTATGTACCGTCGTTTATTACAATTCTTAGTTCCATACAAAGGCAAACTTATCGTTGCCATTATCTGCATGATTATTCTTGCCGCTTGCACAGCTGCACTAGCATGGGCATTTAAACCCATGCTTGATGAAGTATTATCAGGTAAAAATATGACCTATATTTATCTCATGCCCATAGGTATTATTATATTATACCTTATCAAAGGCATTGCGTTTTATGGTCAAGCAACGCTAATGGGCTATATTGGTCAACGTATCATTTATGATATACGAAACATGATTTACAGCAAACTTACAGGGCAATCATTAAGCTTTTTTACCCACCGTAAAACAGGCGAACTGCTCGGGCGCATCA
The Ghiorsea bivora DNA segment above includes these coding regions:
- a CDS encoding ArsR/SmtB family transcription factor, which codes for MSNCSSLDIDVMAVKFKALSTPVRLKIFMELTQCCLPGANCDVQRCIGDLAALVDVAPSTLSHHMKALNEAGLVDMQRDGKRIICRVDADVLTQLSDYFNI
- a CDS encoding N-acetylmuramoyl-L-alanine amidase, with translation MKNLAKKRVSHRRVSLFAFVFYALTLLAASPALAYTNINDIRMWTAPDHTRLVFDLSRSTKYEIFRLHNPERIVIDIANSKMQAKPSSLALPDPVLLSIRHGKQKNGVTRIVLDVKKGVSPRSFLLKKSSKKSHRLVVDLIPKQKKVIKTKDISNKGKHRDIIIAVDAGHGGEDPGATGKNKLKEKTVTLAVAKQLARLINARPGMKAVLIRSGDYYVSLKNRVRKVRAINADMMISIHADAIKTRSVKGASVYTLSESGATPDRVAAALAAKENAVDEIGGARPEQEVTDPLVRGILGDMAKRDGLDSSEMLANLMIKKLTGTFPIKYNHPKHARFAVLTTLEIPCILVEMDYISNPKREKLLKSKSHQKKLAQAMYKASIDFFTRMGRLSPQNATAHIHTVHQGESLWSIAKQYGVSVSSLKKLNQFKHSTLKVGQRIRLPQS